Proteins encoded together in one Octopus bimaculoides isolate UCB-OBI-ISO-001 chromosome 24, ASM119413v2, whole genome shotgun sequence window:
- the LOC106868761 gene encoding PHD finger protein 20 has product MGEFGYEVLFYDGFKKLVQPSNVQTLPPDVKRMDPIPVAEPAATELPSTGGKDNGKKDNQTEAKSKSENDKMPSEDEESSPLPSTSDNDIISNSLTSTSKQAKKTKIIADKDSTEMKSSDCVTKERPASPVSAPPSSTATSVDPTTKVVEVPVDKMKEPTPPKEEPKTEPVESSEPPKIKELAEELARPVTLQENTTEDKEKKKEPIPAPEETATTAAAAIAVVAATTAAVAAAPKPKEKKPNLFPNRRRQKLIVAGAFLAKRDASRKSPPSPAKKLTAKAKPSIMKSEPSDKVEKDEKVAEKKVTSEKKMEKKLVPEKKATIDKKPVFREMKVHEDKRSFGEKKLDKKLSGDRRSLQTSVAQSVKLVKELKTEVASEPTHVKTERPMSEMKELEKALTIGFLPNSRPGMAPLSSAVTPSTAYVNMLTSTTNVFGGPVVSPTSTKSALGRKVRARPGRFRRGPHRASRKRGLSKSPDTSDFVVKKEPLSPGEEGLPRKRLKLGGKVASQEFTIQYDHNPYKCMFENCNKSFRKDHRLQYHIKYYHMEDSKSMVSSPVTVPSKRQKTSSICSTSSDHSQKTKCDAVPPKRRYTSQLAPRHTLNGFPTLDSPSSCLLQDDIKNFDLLDAASEMVPPPITVKERKHGNKRRSKNIERPPVLEPVAEDFAEFEEEDTSSEVIHCVCNQVEEKGLMIQCEVCMCWQHAFCMNLDEATLPKKYICSICQNPRGLRPSAKYIYDQDWLKLGQLPGFSFVEADHDESGKVSRILATNSLVGDLHNIIAVLYGTKRQIKLSLSNDKEGLKLWTKNWSTLNNNTADTSHTQQECPELRPTLSSFRVSTFVDPVLIDPQLPAEILADQQDSEADESGVVQGTGPTPASGPHPLTTNNCSPSDQNHSGVDQDPGSQSKGTGLSSSSSSSLSLSSLSSSSSPSSSSSSSLPLKSSHLPNSGKISSLLKDSPNRTEAGSKKAGDHKKGQFVWETDNDEQSKPTVNNSSCKPPSVCGEGDSNLESTEDPRRENATETSKAVTVDPLQDYQTNLLQYVMQTQQEINHRLDSIGEQIDRLEDKEKITTPLSSDLPLLRKSLRSMMNDLSKVRKMAAYQ; this is encoded by the exons atgggagaat ttggttaCGAGGTTCTTTTTTATGACGGCTTCAAAAAACTGGTCCAGCCTTCCAATGTTCAAACGTTACCCCCAGATGTCAAG AGAATGGACCCCATACCTGTTGCAGAGCCGGCTGCTACCGAATTGCCCAGTACTGGCGGCAAAGACAACGGCAAAAAAGACAACCAAACAGAAGCTAAAAGCAAGAGTGAGAATGACAAAATGCCTAGTGAGGATGAAGAGTCGAGCCCTCTGCCATCTACCTCTGATAATGACATCATCTCAAACTCATTAACCTCGACTAGCAAACAGGCAAAGAAGACCAAAATAATTGCAGATAAAGATTCCACag AGATGAAGTCCTCAGATTGTGTAACAAAAGAGAGACCAGCTTCACCTGTATCAGCTCCTCCATCCTCTACAGCTACTTCAGTTGACCCAACAACAAAAGTAGTGGAAGTGCCTGTTGACAAAATGAAAG AACCTACTCCGCCGAAAGAGGAACCCAAAACAGAGCCTGTTGAGAGCAGTGAACCACCTAAAATTAAGGAACTGGCCGAGGAGCTTGCGAGACCAGTGACATTACAAGAGAATACAACtg aagataaagaaaagaagaaagaaccaATACCAGCACCagaagaaacagcaacaacagcagcagcagcaatagctgtggtggcagcaacaacagctgcagtagcagcagcaccgaAACCGAAGGAGAAGAAACCAAACTTGTTCCCCAACAGGCGACGCCAGAAGCTCATTGTTGCTGGTGCGTTCCTTGCAAAACGGGACGCCAGCCGGAAGTCTCCACCGAGTCCAGCGAAGAAACTAACGGCCAAGGCTAAACCTTCAATAATGAAATCCGAACCCAGCGACAAG gttgaaaaagatgaaaaagttgCAGAGAAGAAGGTGACCTctgagaagaaaatggagaagaaactCGTTCCTGAAAAAAAGGCTACTATTGATAAGAAACCAGTTTTCCGTGAGATGAAGGTCCACGAAGACAAACGGTCTTTCGGAGAGAAGAAACTTGATAAAAAGTTATCTGGTGATCGAAGATCCTTGCAGACTTCTGTTGCCCAGTCTGTTAAGTTGGTCAAAGAACTGAAGACAGAAGTGGCCAGCGAGCCGACCCACGTAAAAACGGAGCGTCCGATGAGTGAGATGAAGGAATTGGAGAAGGCTCTCACCATTGGCTTTCTTCCGAACTCACGACCAGGTATGGCACCCCTCTCGAGTGCCGTTACACCATCCACAGCCTATGTCAATATGCTGACGTCAACCACGAATGTCTTCGGAGGTCCAGTGGTGTCCCCTACTTCAACGAAGTCTGCCTTAGGGAGAAAAGTACGGGCTCGTCCAGGTAGGTTCCGCAGAG GTCCCCATCGGGCCTCAAGAAAACGGGGTTTGTCAAAATCTCCTGACACTTCTGACTTTGTGGTGAAGAAAGAACCCCTGTCACCTGGAGAGGAAGGTCTCCCTCGCAAAAGGCTTAAACTCGGCGGGAAAG ttgcAAGCCAGGAATTTACTATCCAGTATGATCACAATCCTTACAAATGCATGTTCGAGAACTGCAACAAGAGTTTCCGTAAAGACCACCGCCTACAATACCACATCAAGTACTATCACATGGAGGACAGCAAATCCATGGTGAGCTCACCCGTAACGGTGCCGTCGAAGCGTCAGAAGACTTCAAGTATTT GTTCCACCAGTTCTGACCACTCTCAAAAGACCAAGTGTGACGCCGTGCCTCCGAAGCGGAGGTATACTTCTCAGTTAGCCCCACGTCACACCCTGAATGGTTTCCCGACCCTGGATAGTCCAAGTTCTTGTCTGTTACAGGATGACATCAAAAACTTCGATCTTTTAGATG CTGCAAGTGAAATGGTGCCACCACCCATCACCGTCAAAGAAAGGAAGCATGGCAACAAGAGAAGAAGTAAAA ATATCGAACGGCCTCCTGTACTGGAACCCGTGGCTGAAGACTTTGCAGAGTTTGAGGAGGAAGACACAAGCAGCGAAGTCATCCATTGTGTTTGTAACCAGGTTGAAGAGAAGGGCCTTATGATTCAG TGTGAAGTATGTATGTGCTGGCAGCATGCCTTCTGTATGAACTTAGATGAAGCAACTCTTCCCAAGAAGTATATCTGCTCCATCTGTCAGAACCCACgag GTCTTCGTCCTAGTGCCAAATACATCTATGACCAAGACTGGCTGAAGCTAGGCCAGCTGCCTGGCTTCAGTTTCGTTGAAGCAGACCACGACGAGAGCGGAAAGGTCAGCAGGATCCTTGCCACGAACAGTCTTGTCGGTGACTTACACAATATCATAGCTGTACTTTACGGTACCAAACGGCAGATCAAATTGTCCCT GTCAAATGACAAAGAAGGGCTAAAATTGTGGACTAAAAACTGGTCGACCCTCAACAACAACACAGCTGACACCTCACACACGCAACAGGAATGTCCAGAATTGAGACCAACACTGTCCAGCTTCAGGGTATCCACTTTTGTTGACCCTGTATTGATTGACCCTCAGTTGCCTGCAGAGATCCTGGCTGACCAACAAGACTCTGAGGCTGACGAGTCGGGGGTGGTGCAGGGGACAGGTCCTACTCCTGCCAGTGGTCCTCATCCACTGACCACGAATAATTGCAGTCCATCAGATCAGAATCACTCAG GTGTGGATCAAGATCCTGGTTCTCAGTCAAAAGGCACTggattgtcatcgtcatcgtcatcgtcattatcattgtcttCTCTGTCATCCTCGTCAtcgccatcctcctcctcctcctcatcgttgCCATTGAAATCCAGTCACTTACCCAACAGTGGGAAAATATCTAGTCTTCTCAAGGATAGCCCGAATCGAACGGAAGCAGGTTCCAAAAAAGCTGGAGACCACAAGAAGGGTCAGTTTGTTTGGGAAACTGACAATGACGAACAGTCCAAGCCAACAGTCAACAACAGCAGTTGTAAG CCTCCGTCAGTGTGTGGTGAGGGTGATTCCAATTTGGAAAGTACTGAAGATCCAAGACGAGAAAATGCAACAGAAACTTCCAAGGCTGTCACAGTGGATCCGTTGCAGGATTACCAAACCAATCTGTTGCAATACGTCATGCAGACGCAACAGGAGATCAATCATCGACTCGATTCAATAGGAGAGCAGATCGACA gaCTGGAAGACAAGGAGAAGATTACAACACCACTCTCCTCTGACCTGCCCTTGTTGAGGAAATCTCTGCGGAGTATGATGAATGATTTGAGTAAAGTACGGAAGATGGCTGCTTACCAATGA